tatcagttttaacatgaGGCAAAGGAGGGGCCTCCGTCTCAATTGGACTGTCTACTGGTTCAGTTGTACACACCTGCCTAACGAGCGTAAGTTTCCGCTGTCTGGTCACTTCTGACAAAGTGGAATTAAGATAATTTACTGATCTGCCATCAGTTAGGCAGGCCACACCGTTCTCGTCCTTAGCGCGTTTTTGATGCTTTTCCATGTAGATATCTAAACTGTTGGCAGGCGATAGCATTCTTTTACTTGAAGCAATGGGCTCCTGTTGTGGGCAAAGAGTTACAGATGCCAGTTTCTGTGTGCAATGTAAAGACCCCAGAGATGACACTCTTTCCCCGGTGTTGTTATGAAGACTAACAGTTTGAGTCCAATCCTTTTTTATAATTGGTGAAGCGTGAGTTTCAGCATCTAGAATATGAGTGGCTGGACGGGTACTTTTGCTGGAGACGGGGGGAGCAGTGTGGATCTGCTCATGCGTTAATTAGGATCTGTGGCAATGGAATACCACCTGCCTGGGTCTGACTGTTTGCATTTCTTTTCTGTTCAGCAGCAACTGTTTTCTTAACATCCGAATAATGACTGGGGTGGTTAGTATAAACATTTTGGAGCACATCTAGTGATTTTGAAACACTCAAAATGGGATTGGCAACAGGCATTGGTAAAACTGGTAAAGCTGTCCGAGATTCCTGTGTGCCAGAGAATGAAAATGTTAGACTTGGTCTTTGAGTAGGACATTGCAATTGGTATTTGGGCACAAGGTATTTACTGTCTTTCAAGTCAGCTGGCTTGTTTAGGGCAATCTCACTTCCTACTAAGATCTGGCTCACAGGTTGCTGTACCTTTTCGCATACTTGAACTCTGGATGTTTGATGCCAAGGGTGGGGAAGGCCAGAGACTTGGGGCTGCTGTGTTGTGCTCCCCAAATGTATACTTTGGACCATTTGTTCATTTCTTTGCAGGGGTAATTCTCCAGAATGGAGGATGAAAGGCTGGGCCATGGTAAATCTGTTGACAATTTGAATTTGGCATCTGCTTTGGTCGACATTTGTAACTGGAGCTTTCTCAAGATTTATGACAGCTTTCTGAACAGACTGGTGGTTATCTGGGCATATTTTTAGAGACATTTGGCGAACTAATGGCCCCCGCCTCCTTTCAATAAGTGGAACCTGCGCAACTTGGGTGATTGTTCCAGTTTTAGGATGGCCAACGGGTGATTGACCTCTTCTGGGAGATACATTGCCACAGTCAAAAGACTTGCTACGGTAGTCACATGAAATTTCCACTGAGGGTTGAGTACAAGTGATCTGTTCGGATGCAGCACGCCTCATCACTCCTGGTACACTAAGTGTGCTGAAGACTTTTGGCTGACCTTGCGGCTCTGGAATTCTGCTGACACACTCACCTCCTGAAGGACTCTCTGATCTTGATGGCTCTTCTCTGTCAAAAGAGGCTGACATGCTGGAACAGTGTGAGAGAGTACTGTCTCTGCTCAGGCTTCGTGAGAGGCTCGATTCAAAGCTCGAGTCACCTGAGGAGTGGTCCATTTGAGCAAGAcgaattcttttcttttttggtggaAGTTTTTCTGCTGGTAGCTTTGACAAACTCTCACTTCTTTGTGGCCAGCTAAACTGATCTGCCGGCTTTTCTGCCTGCTCAGAAGGCTGTGTTTCGTGTTCTCTGTCGGGCTCTTCAGTGACCAAAATCTCAGGAACCTGAATGTTATTTTGACGAACTAAACGACACTGTTGAGCAGGCGTAGCGGTTTCTGCAGTTGCTGCTACTGTAACATCAGTGCATTGTTCCATTCTTTGATTCCTATAATCAGCTTCTACAGTCTTGTTCGATAACTTTTCAAGGTAGGTGTCATCTGCGGTTACATCTGCATTGGATTTCGGGAGGACTTTTTCCCGACTATCTAGTGGAGAACTCCTATCTGTAGATTCAGTTTCAAATGAGCTAGGTCTGCTGAGAGAGTTTGTGTGTCTGATGACTGAAGTACCACTGCATTGCCTCTGCATTTCTCCTTTAATGGAGGTGCTGATCTGAGTCTCTCGAATTGGTGACAGTCTTGAATCTGAAGCACTTGTACCACGTGCTATGAGTTGAATTTGAGGTAGTTTTGGCAGATTGTTTTTGGTTTGTATGTCAACCATTACAGTATGCTGGGGGAAAGTTTTATTTCCAAGCGTTGGCAATAACTGACATGAATCAAAACTAACTGAACAAGGTGGATTTGTGTCAGTTGGTGATTGATCATCCTCATCTCCCACACTTTTCATTTTCCTTCTCTTTCTGAATGATATCTGTTGGTCAATTAATCCTGGGCCACTTGTTGATCTAGAAACTAGATTGGGTTGCACATTAACATGAAAGACATCTTGATCTGTTTCTTTAACAACAACAGGCTTGTGCTTTGGCCCATGAAGTTCTGAGCAGTAAAATTTCTTGTGAGTTTCAAAGTTCTCCAACTTTCTGTACCGGTTTCGACAAGTTTCACACTCATACATAGTGCCTTTATTTTGCTGAAGTTTTCTTTGTCTTTCCTGACTGTGTTCAAAAGATCGACTTCTTTGCATGGGTTCTGTGCTATTATTTGCTCCATGATATCCGTCATCCATAGAGCGAACAGTAGGAAGTCTGTGCCCCTCACTGGTGGAAAAATCTTCCACTGCAGCTTGTCTGACCAAGGTCCGAGAATGTATTGCTGGATTTGGGGTTGATGGTGCAGATGAAAATACATCATCATTAATTGCACTTTTCTCATCAAATGAATGACAAATTCGCAAAGGGTGGGGCAGATGGGCAACATTGAGTGGAAGAGCAGAGTGTCCTGGGGTAGTAGGCATAGAGTTACTTCTTGTGATCGGCAAACAATCCATTGGGGCGTATTGAGAAGgtacagaaagaagaaaaaatggctttgttttatctgtgggtgtgaatgggGACTTGGGGATGTCTGAGCTAGAACTTGACCTTCTTCCGATAGGTTTAAGGTCAAACTGAAAGGAATCTTTAAATATGTAGGACTTTGGAGAGTCTATGCTACCTCTCCTTGACAAAGACGTTCTCCTTGGTTTAACACTGTCCAATTGCTTGTTGTCTACCACTGCCTCATTATCAGATATCAACTTTGAAATTCTTTCTTCCAGAGAAAGGGCTTTCGTTTCTAATGGGGGGCGCATCTGTCCCTCTTTTGGTTGTGACCTCTGCTCTACTGCTACATGCATGACTGTAGAAACAACAGGAGAGACATTGGGCACATCCTTTTTGAAAAGGTCAATGTCAACTGGAGGAGTTATCTTCACAAATGGACTAGGTGGACTCATTGCCTGGTCAGCACTTTCAGAGCGAGAGAAGTAGCCAGAATCTGTACTTCCCAAACTACGGGGACTAAGTAAACACTTAGCTTGTTGCTGTTGAGAAAAGTCTGTTGCTTGTTGCCTCTGAAGCTGAGCATGTCCACTTAAAAGTGGAGACTTGCATTGTTGGTCTTCATCTTCACTCACAGTATCTAGTGAGGGACTTGTCCCAACGACCTCTTTCAGAGATGACAGGACAGTGATGTTTGATCTCAGATTAACAGGAGGAAACTCACGTTGGCGTTGCGAAGCAGCTTGTTCAGGTGCTGCACCGGTAACTCGTGGGCTATCTGCCCTCAGAGGCGAAACATTAACTGGATATACAACAACTTTTGGGAGCACAGCTGTCACTTTGGGCTCATGACCTCTTTGAGCAAGAGCTGGTTTCATTGATTCGAACACAGTTGTTGAGTCCACTTCCACGTAGTTTGCTTGGGTTGCACCAGCACTCTGTAAGCTATTTTCTGACAAAGCTGCTGCACTGCTTTGTGATGATTCTGGATCCAGATCGACAGTACTTCTGTCATCATCACTGTCTCCACTCTCCTCCACCTCTGAAGGTGTTCCAAGGGCTTTGTCAGAATCTTGGGATAGCAGTCCACCTCCTGATTCAGAGCGTGCAATGAGACCAAGTTTTATAGCATGAGCATGCGATTTCTTGTGCTTGTACAAGTTGCTCTTAGTTTTGAAAGAGAATCCGCAAGTTACACAGGGGTATGGTCTTTCTCCTGTGTGAGATCTGATATGTTTGAGTAGCACACTGGGTTTCGCACATGCCCGGTTGCAGTATTCACAAACATATTTTCCTGGTTTCTTGGACTTTTGGTCCTTGGAAACCTGCTCAGAGCCAAAGTTCATTACAGTTGTCATCTGAACATGGTTGTTTCCAGGTGTAACTGGGACCTGTATGGTGTTGGGCACACTTGCTGAGAGCGACTGGCAGGTATGCACAATTGGGGGTTGGCTTTTTGGCAACGCATTTGAGCCTGAGGGAGCAGGTGCATGAGATATAGTCGACAGTCCAGTATTAAAACTCATGTGAAGGCTTGGCTTTTCTGAATTAGATACAACAGGAATAAAAtgttgatttgcaaatgataaCGACTGCAAAGGGTCACCCTGTGAAGATGCCTGTACACTTTCTTGTAATGGTGCTGCAATGCCAATGAAATTACCCTGTTTGTCGATGTAATAGGTCTGCATAGGAGAAGCTTGAGTATGGATACCAAAATTAACAGCTGGCATATTTGATAATTCACCCGTGGCTTGAGGTTGAAGAGTGGAAGTTGGTTTTGCAGTGGGTGTGATTTTGAAGGACTTTTTCCTCTCAGCAAGTGTAAGCATGTCAGGTTCCATTGCCTTCAGTAGGACATCAAGTGGAGCACTGGTGTGGTAAGGATCTTTATCAAAGCTAAAGTCTTGGCTGTTATTGTCCCTGGGTTGTGACACTTTTAGAGAACCCTCTTCATCATCATTGTTTGGTCTGTGTGATGGTGGTGTTGACTTGATTTCCTCTTGCTCTACTTTTTCATGGTTATTGACAGATTCCCTTCTGTCAGGGGATGGTTCAACAGCTTGAGCATCCTGTGACTCTTTTTTCTCATTCAATGATGTTGAAGGATTCTGGAAAGGACTGTTGGAAGTAGGGGAGGAAGATGTATTTTCATTTGGGGTTCCTTCTTGGACAATTTCAGGAGTTTTCAACTGCAGTGGTTTCTTCACTGGAGATTTAGGAATTTTCTTTTGCTTGTTCTCTGCAACAACCTTTTTCCTCTTCAAGCCTTTGATGTTATCTTCAATTCGTCGACTGCTTTCAGATATACCTGGATAAAGGATAAACAATAAttaaagacaacatattttcaCTAtaggcacggtgactgactggttagagcgtctgcctcacagttctgaggacccgggttcaatcccccggccccgcctgtgtggagtttgcatgttttccccgtgcctgcgtgggttttctccgggcactccgctttcctcccacatcccaaaaacacgtgtGAATTTCATGACAGGATGGACTGGATTTGCTTgtgaagcatccatccatccattttccatgctgcttatcctcacgcgggtcgcgggcgtgctggagcctatcccagctatcttcgggccagaggcggggtaccccctgatccggttgccagccaatcgcagggcacatagaaacaaacaaccattctcactgacattcatacctatgggcaatttagagtcttacttcgccatgcatgtttttgggaagtgggaggaaggaaaccggagtacctggacaaaacatgcaaactccacaaaggcgaagCCGGATTtaaaccagggtcctcagaactgtgaggcagatgtgctaacctgttgTCCAACGTCCTTAAAGGAAATATAATTAtgtactttttaacttttgccaTTTgctaatttaaacatttaaattagatatttttttgtttagtaaCTCTTTTGAGTTTAAAAATTTCTTATTTAGATAAATTAtatgatttaatatttttatatttgttgacCATTCTCTTTCAAACTACTTTCCACCCGATTCTTGTTGAAATGATTTTTGTCCTTCAcataacaatttgaaaaataaatatctctTACCTTTCGTTGAGCTTGTGGGGTCTTTAAGCTCTTTCTGGGCCTCTTCAATTTTATCTGTAATGCAAGAAAAGGTATATTTTCAGCATACGTAGAGCGGCAGCACATGCAAATGCCCACAGACGCAACTGTGAAAGGATGGCAGAATGAAAGTAATGTTACTGGGGATTCCTCCCACACGGCCGATGCAGGATGAATGTctgttaaatgaaaaacagataTTCTTCCATAGCCAAGAGAGTGCACTGTTCCATAACGGAAACTACTGTCATCATTGAGGCAGCGCGCTTGCGTAATATAACTATACAGTCACACTTCCATTTCAATGTGAACGTGAATATGCATTATGTACAGGTTACgttttcaaacacaaaaatctgAATCCAAAGCTCAACATCCAAACGGTAACCAAAGAATGTTGACGTGCTCTTCAGGCAGCTTTGCTTTGGCCATTTATACAGCAAATATGCTTCTTTATGCGCCATATGGATGTGTGGGAGCTGAATCAATGCTGACGGTGAGATActtaaatattaattatatatgcCGTGTCGCTGTGGTGTAGGTTAGTCATCGTGGAGCAGCCTGTGCTAATGAGAATTTAGTAGAATTtcgtacagaaaaaaatataaaaataaataaagaatcaTGGAAGTCACTTGAACAAGTTTAGTTTTATAAATCAATGAATAGTATAAAAATACTCTAACATCTAGAAAGctaaaaatggcaaaatgtagtgtttgaactgaaaaaaaaaaaagaaatatatatatatatatatatatatatatatatatatatatatatatatatatatacacactgtatatatgtCACCATTCTTTAGGAGTGCCTAACTGCAGGGATAGCGATTGGGCATTAACACTCCAGCTGCTGGACAATGCTGTGAACAAAAATGCGCAGAACTTTTCATATGATTTCTCACTCGGGATCAAGAAGATGGTGAACCAGTGTGTTCCTCACTTGCACAGGCAGCTGGTGGAATCAGAAAATAGGCTACTAAAAAACCTGCTCACATGGGTTTCCCCCCAgctactccagcttcctcccacaccgaaaaacatgcatgttaggttaactgaaaacacTAAACTGCCCAAAGGTGTAAATCtgagtgtgcatggttgtttgtctataccagtgtttgtttgttgtttgttttaaccAACTGCCACCTTAATTCATACTTTGCTCTCCAAGTGACCAACAACATGACCAATATTGAAATACAGAAGTGTTCAAATGAGGCAGAGGCTTTATTCcttaaattcaattaattttatttatagagcactttaaaaaaaaaccagctAAAACAAAGTGTATTTATGATATTACTGTAAGGCAAGGTATGTTATGCACACTTAAAACTatcactgcgcttaaatattgcacaaataaataattgtacttAATTAATTCTTActtaaaacaagtaaaataaaaattgtgccaaaataaatgtttggaaaaaaacagttctcaaagATCACATGTAAATGTAGTTTACTTAAAACTTAATTACCACTGAGCTGtgcttaaaataaatattgtaatggttttaaaaaaaaaatgtaagtcactgtaacattatgcacagtttgaattaATGGAAGCCTGCATAGCcaactttgagaatcactgctctatacagtatatgccctatgattggctgtcacctttcgcccaaagtcagacggaataggctccagttcacctgcgATCCTAATGGGGACCAGCGGTATagaaatggatgcatggatgtttCAATAAAAGGTGCCAGGAAACCAGCTCATAAGAAACATTACTTGCAGTGCAAATGTTACATtaccaaatgttttcattggcGTCTCTTTGCAGGAACAAAGAAAATTTCATCTCATCTGAATTTTAATATTCTCTGTTTT
This is a stretch of genomic DNA from Phycodurus eques isolate BA_2022a chromosome 20, UOR_Pequ_1.1, whole genome shotgun sequence. It encodes these proteins:
- the hivep1 gene encoding LOW QUALITY PROTEIN: zinc finger protein 40 (The sequence of the model RefSeq protein was modified relative to this genomic sequence to represent the inferred CDS: deleted 1 base in 1 codon), with the protein product MPRTKQNNPKNLKDKIEEAQKELKDPTSSTKGISESSRRIEDNIKGLKRKKVVAENKQKKIPKSPVKKPLQLKTPEIVQEGTPNENTSSSPTSNSPFQNPSTSLNEKKESQDAQAVEPSPDRRESVNNHEKVEQEEIKSTPPSHRPNNDDEEGSLKVSQPRDNNSQDFSFDKDPYHTSAPLDVLLKAMEPDMLTLAERKKSFKITPTAKPTSTLQPQATGELSNMPAVNFGIHTQASPMQTYYIDKQGNFIGIAAPLQESVQASSQGDPLQSLSFANQHFIPVVSNSEKPSLHMSFNTGLSTISHAPAPSGSNALPKSQPPIVHTCQSLSASVPNTIQVPVTPGNNHVQMTTVMNFGSEQVSKDQKSKKPGKYVCEYCNRACAKPSVLLKHIRSHTGERPYPCVTCGFSFKTKSNLYKHKKSHAHAIKLGLIARSESGGGLLSQDSDKALGTPSEVEESGDSDDDRSTVDLDPESSQSSAAALSENSLQSAGATQANYVEVDSTTVFESMKPALAQRGHEPKVTAVLPKVVVYPVNVSPLRADSPRVTGAAPEQAASQRQREFPPVNLRSNITVLSSLKEVVGTSPSLDTVSEDEDQQCKSPLLSGHAQLQRQQATDFSQQQQAKCLLSPRSLGSTDSGYFSRSESADQAMSPPSPFVKITPPVDIDLFKKDVPNVSPVVSTVMHVAVEQRSQPKEGQMRPPLETKALSLEERISKLISDNEAVVDNKQLDSVKPRRTSLSRRGSIDSPKSYIFKDSFQFDLKPIGRRSSSSSDIPKSPFTPTDKTKPFFLLSVPSQYAPMDCLPITRSNSMPTTPGHSALPLNVAHLPHPLRICHSFDEKSAINDDVFSSAPSTPNPAIHSRTLVRQAAVEDFSTSEGHRLPTVRSMDDGYHGANNSTEPMQRSRSFEHSQERQRKLQQNKGTMYECETCRNRYRKLENFETHKKFYCSELHGPKHKPVVVKETDQDVFHVNVQPNLVSRSTSGPGLIDQQISFRKRRKMKSVGDEDDQSPTDTNPPCSVSFDSCQLLPTLGNKTFPQHTVMVDIQTKNNLPKLPQIQLIARGTSASDSRLSPIRETQISTSIKGEMQRQCSGTSVIRHTNSLSRPSSFETESTDRSSPLDSREKVLPKSNADVTADDTYLEKLSNKTVEADYRNQRMEQCTDVTVAATAETATPAQQCRLVRQNNIQVPEILVTEEPDREHETQPSEQAEKPADQFSWPQRSESLSKLPAEKLPPKKKRIRLAQMDHSSGDSSFESSLSRSLSRDSTLSHCSSMSASFDREEPSRSESPSGGECVSRIPEPQGQPKVFSTLSVPGVMRRAASEQITCTQPSVEISCDYRSKSFDCGNVSPRRGQSPVGHPKTGTITQVAQVPLIERRRGPLVRQMSLKICPDNHQSVQKAVINLEKAPVTNVDQSRCQIQIVNRFTMAQPFILHSGELPLQRNEQMVQSIHLGSTTQQPQVSGLPHPWHQTSRVQVCEKVQQPVSQILVGSEIALNKPADLKDSKYLVPKYQLQCPTQRPSLTFSFSGTQESRTALPVLPMPVANPILSVSKSLDVLQNVYTNHPSHYSDVKKTVAAEQKRNANSQTQAGGIPLPQILITHEQIHTAPPVSSKSTRPATHILDAETHASPIIKKDWTQTVSLHNNTGERVSSLGSLHCTQKLASVTLCPQQEPIASSKRMLSPANSLDIYMEKHQKRAKDENGVACLTDGRSVNYLNSTLSEVTRQRKLTLVRQVCTTEPVDSPIETEAPPLPHVKTDTAKDLDDDKPMSPDGIGLEKDTSTVIPGEVHPVLHTNLPDRQGVSMSASHSLKPQVKMEENQWKPIKSPIRPSSFHGGHVKLPTSVSVVNTKDSHRLSFPSLKTTTTFTWCFLMRRKPLHTLQTDLKTSAYAAWTVNPNNLNPLGLPTKVVMSLLDSKQSSKKIHYTSAIKTSGKSDILSYSGKLKDVMLRVPVSQKTRSVEARSKVKTETHSSIESDKELASKTEPRRIKIFDGGYKSNEEYVYVRGRGRGKYICEECGIRCKKPSMLRKHIRTHSDVRPYHCIHCNFSFKTKGNLTKHMKSKAHSKKCMEMGVPNGLAEDQDAEDSGDRSQVSSADRQDSDGDDSDGPDEEENEDEEEEDSQAESGLSTNPSVSASPQHIPSKETEVPPSALLAQMSISSLAQPPAPEPHTSDSVLIMNPLSLSKQYSISGYWPGSSSICSSLPPFVATTDSNFSDTESVHMMSPVSPCRQMSIDYPDCDVPLSPPESGMGFRPCQEPSSGTHPLAKTECGIPVDQSTQTSTSQSPTHAPFQVLSQAQRMETPTHLFSHLPLHSQQPFSSPYNMIPLGGIQLVPAGLAAYSTFVPIQAGPVHLTIPAVSVIHRNASPSTALNSSPRRDNLQTQPLVIQEPISNMVPCFPIGQVTDLQGQTMQPVGLDTLNRMGLTNTGLATGQILPQQGVALQVLAASPTSQSGTSTQTHMPGLQIVNIALPAIIPSLSPLPTLSPLPWSSDRQGSPDTLCLRSSRTECPSARTATPLPASLPVSTSPELNPATRPGTGGSNAAELTQTLEKVDGEKASQLQQHSASQSPTHSAASPKGGGDDAPKRAPPVSSRRKVIDDYNEVSSDDEDRLVIAT